The Candida orthopsilosis Co 90-125, chromosome 7 draft sequence genome has a window encoding:
- a CDS encoding Opi10 protein (S. cerevisiae homolog OPI10 has role in inositol metabolic process and localizes to cytoplasm, nucleus), which produces MSIFGAICSGRPMILAEQVDQTKFVINIPNASNISYITIFILPNSPFVDNNFTALIYFQLPQEAGAGTTSTGAPEFKLLGGINPSKPSAIYKISNIHPTTKRADDGMDLEMGGGDPIDLSDSVSINIGISIEPTPQAEQTILQSKQNSNPNNNALVAASRPQKSAANTPDTTAKLANKIVGHAYNYLASFIDPQGKVPIKAFDNWWDKFKAKLQNNPNFLNEISE; this is translated from the coding sequence ATGAGTATATTTGGGGCTATATGTCTGGGAAGACCAATGATACTAGCAGAGCAAGTTGatcaaaccaaatttgTCATCAACATCCCCAATGCGTCCAACATTTCATACATAACCATCTTTATTCTTCCCAACTCACCCTTTGTTGACAATAATTTTACTGCATTAATTTATTTCCAATTACCTCAAGAAGCTGGTGCTGGCACTACATCAACTGGGGCACCCGAATTCAAATTGCTTGGTGGTATCAATCCCAGTAAGCCATCAGcaatatacaaaatcagCAATATTCATCCCACAACTAAACGAGCAGATGATGGAATGGACTTGGAAATGGGTGGAGGAGACCCAATCGACTTGTCTGATTCAGTAAGTATCAATATCGgcatttcaattgaaccaACACCACAAGCAGAACAAACCATCCTACAATCAAAGCAGAATAGCAACCCCAACAACAACGCCCTAGTTGCGGCTTCAAGGCCGCAAAAGTCAGCCGCCAACACGCCAGACACCACAGCCAAATTGGCCAATAAAATTGTAGGACATGCCTACAATTACTTGGCTAGTTTCATTGATCCACAGGGAAAAGTACCCATTAAAGCATTTGATAATTGGTGGGACAAGTTCAAAGccaaattgcaaaacaatcCAAACTTTTTAAATGAGATCCTGGAGTGA